The following proteins come from a genomic window of Canis aureus isolate CA01 chromosome 3, VMU_Caureus_v.1.0, whole genome shotgun sequence:
- the HYLS1 gene encoding centriolar and ciliogenesis-associated protein HYLS1 isoform X1 translates to MAEKRRSYSGGEAMEELMGPSGQKWANMDPEERMLAAATAFTHICAGQGEGDVRRDARSIQYDPYSKASVTPGKRLALPVQLQYPHVESNATSVTVSEPSQRLRKPVMKRKVLRKKPDGEVLVTDESIISESESGTESDMDLWDLRQKLMSLQFQEDMDSPDDIPQKFTLPNEYQGISQDQLICYLQREGMGPPAYEQDLIVASRPKSFILPRLDQLSRNRGKVDRVARYFEYKRDWDSMRLPGEDHRKELRWGVREQMLSRPEPQAKPQHIYVPNNYLVPTEKKRSALRWGVRCDLANGVMPRKLPFPLFPS, encoded by the coding sequence aaGGTCCTACAGTGGAGGGGAAGCAATGGAGGAACTCATGGGGCCCAGTGGACAAAAATGGGCTAATATGGATCCAGAAGAACGAATGTTGGCAGCTGCTACAGCATTTACCCACATCTGTgcagggcagggtgagggagATGTCAGGAGAGATGCCCGGTCTATCCAGTATGATCCCTACAGTAAAGCTTCAGTAACCCCAGGAAAGCGACTTGCTCTTCCTGTGCAACTGCAGTACCCACATGTAGAAAGTAATGCCACTTCAGTAACAGTCTCTGAGCCCTCCCAGAGACTCCGAAAGCCAGTGATGAAGAGAAAGGTGTTGCGGAAGAAGCCAGATGGGGAAGTATTAGTGACAGATGAGTCGATTATCAGTGAATCAGAGTCTGGTACAGAAAGTGATATGGATCTCTGGGACTTAAGACAAAAGCTTATGAGTCTACAGTTCCAGGAAGACATGGACTCCCCAGACGACATTCCACAGAAATTTACCCTACCAAATGAATACCAAGGAATTTCTCAAGATCAGCTCATTTGTTATCTACAAAGAGAAGGAATGGGCCCTCCAGCTTATGAACAAGACCTGATCGTTGCCAGCAGACCCAAGTCCTTTATTCTCCCAAGGCTGGACCAGTTAAGCCGAAATCGGGGCAAGGTAGACCGGGTAGCCCGATATTTTGAGTACAAAAGAGACTGGGACTCGATGAGGTTACCTGGTGAAGATCATAGAAAGGAGTTACGCTGGGGTGTCCGAGAGCAGATGCTTTCGCGACCAGAACCCCAGGCCAAACCTCAGCACATATATGTTCCAAACAATTACCTGGTGCCAACTGAGAAGAAAAGATCTGCCCTTCGTTGGGGTGTTCGTTGTGACCTTGCAAATGGAGTCATGCCCAGGaagcttcctttccctctttttccttcttaa
- the HYLS1 gene encoding centriolar and ciliogenesis-associated protein HYLS1 isoform X2, with protein sequence MEELMGPSGQKWANMDPEERMLAAATAFTHICAGQGEGDVRRDARSIQYDPYSKASVTPGKRLALPVQLQYPHVESNATSVTVSEPSQRLRKPVMKRKVLRKKPDGEVLVTDESIISESESGTESDMDLWDLRQKLMSLQFQEDMDSPDDIPQKFTLPNEYQGISQDQLICYLQREGMGPPAYEQDLIVASRPKSFILPRLDQLSRNRGKVDRVARYFEYKRDWDSMRLPGEDHRKELRWGVREQMLSRPEPQAKPQHIYVPNNYLVPTEKKRSALRWGVRCDLANGVMPRKLPFPLFPS encoded by the coding sequence ATGGAGGAACTCATGGGGCCCAGTGGACAAAAATGGGCTAATATGGATCCAGAAGAACGAATGTTGGCAGCTGCTACAGCATTTACCCACATCTGTgcagggcagggtgagggagATGTCAGGAGAGATGCCCGGTCTATCCAGTATGATCCCTACAGTAAAGCTTCAGTAACCCCAGGAAAGCGACTTGCTCTTCCTGTGCAACTGCAGTACCCACATGTAGAAAGTAATGCCACTTCAGTAACAGTCTCTGAGCCCTCCCAGAGACTCCGAAAGCCAGTGATGAAGAGAAAGGTGTTGCGGAAGAAGCCAGATGGGGAAGTATTAGTGACAGATGAGTCGATTATCAGTGAATCAGAGTCTGGTACAGAAAGTGATATGGATCTCTGGGACTTAAGACAAAAGCTTATGAGTCTACAGTTCCAGGAAGACATGGACTCCCCAGACGACATTCCACAGAAATTTACCCTACCAAATGAATACCAAGGAATTTCTCAAGATCAGCTCATTTGTTATCTACAAAGAGAAGGAATGGGCCCTCCAGCTTATGAACAAGACCTGATCGTTGCCAGCAGACCCAAGTCCTTTATTCTCCCAAGGCTGGACCAGTTAAGCCGAAATCGGGGCAAGGTAGACCGGGTAGCCCGATATTTTGAGTACAAAAGAGACTGGGACTCGATGAGGTTACCTGGTGAAGATCATAGAAAGGAGTTACGCTGGGGTGTCCGAGAGCAGATGCTTTCGCGACCAGAACCCCAGGCCAAACCTCAGCACATATATGTTCCAAACAATTACCTGGTGCCAACTGAGAAGAAAAGATCTGCCCTTCGTTGGGGTGTTCGTTGTGACCTTGCAAATGGAGTCATGCCCAGGaagcttcctttccctctttttccttcttaa